A genomic region of Corticium candelabrum chromosome 22, ooCorCand1.1, whole genome shotgun sequence contains the following coding sequences:
- the LOC134197078 gene encoding uncharacterized protein LOC134197078, whose translation MDGPPELMKGTRERLRYRVVKVYSRVGLAQVMGDMRERIKRREYDRERRPRPSTANSVTSSRSSQHSRSDPSLQEQLQPVGGQDVDLEHLQLSPTATCETIYTGEIDYAELATAAGTVATSRQQVLLLHHETRCPVALGFPADNFQMIDSFLIEIIQIIDGEMIIPGSRGRKLASMELNEKIIWKKQDCQII comes from the exons ATGGATGGACCACCTGAGTTGATGAAAGGAACGAGAGAACGCTTACGATACAGG GTTGTAAAAGTTTACTCTAGGGTAGGTCTTGCCCAGGTTATGGGAGACATGAGAGAGAGAATAAAACGGCGTGAGTATGACAGAGA ACGAAGACCTCGTCCTTCGACAGCAAATTCCGTCACAAGCTCGAGATCGTCTCAGCACTCTAGATCTGATCCATCTCTGCAAGAACAGCTCCAGCCAGTTGGTGGTCAAGACGTAGATTTGGAAcacctgcagctgtcgccaACTGCAACCTGTGAAACTATTTATACAG gTGAAATAGATTATGCAGAGCTGGCGACAGCTGCAGGGACTGTAGCAACTTCAAGACAACAGGTGCTGCTGTTGCACCATGAGACGCGCTGTCCGGTGGCTCTGGGGTTTCCAGCTGACAACTTCCAAATGATAG ATTCTTTTTTAATTGAAATCATTCAAATTATTGATGGGGAAATGATTATACCGGGAAGCAGAGGAAGAAAACTGGCATCAATGGAATTAAAT GAGAAAATTATATGGAAGAAACAAGATTgtcaaataatttaa